One window of Quercus robur chromosome 5, dhQueRobu3.1, whole genome shotgun sequence genomic DNA carries:
- the LOC126728713 gene encoding uncharacterized protein LOC126728713: MEDAKRRALIKSQAVKKKESGEVVPRVSASAPKRKPTSKSDRPFKQPKVSLEPVVGLMAEGTKTVTPAKHGTGKGFMTAPDSKQERPPSFLHDDSKYALEKLSSIITAEDYEDLGNHSTEAMGETGLFAVAQSLVMMKGLLDRCLNRESTLDRVRAKAEQTEEELGQLHKWRSNMEKKLELSEKARKELEEKTVEALTVIEKKEAEIKELKEEIRHVKEVAVKEYRDSESLLGELADSFLQGFGDSLRQVKKAYLELDLSMVKLDDQGQTSALPVASENTEDLFGEDVVQGDGESVPSKDVQVAESKKVD, from the exons atggaagaCGCAAAAAGGAGAGCTTTAATTAAGTCTCAAGCCGTCAAGAAGAAGGAATCCGGCGAGGTGGTACCTAGGGTGTCGGCTTCAGCCccgaagaggaaaccgacatCAAAATCTGACCGTCCGtttaagcaaccaaaggtctctcttgaacctgtggttggTTTGATGGCTGAGGGTAccaagaccgtcaccccagctaAGCATGGGACGGGAAAAGGATTCATGACGGCCCCAGACTCtaagcaagagagacctccttccTTCCTCCACGACGACTCCAAGTATGCGTTGGAGAAGTTGTCGTCTATTATCACGGCGGAAGACTATGAGGATCTTGGAAACcactcgacggaggccatgggggagacgggcctctttgccGTTGCTCAG tccttggtcatgatgaagggattACTGGACCGGTGTCTCAATCGTGAGAGTACCTTGGACCGGGTGCGTGCAAAggcggagcagacggaggaagagcttggtcaactccataaatggaggtccaatatggagaagaagctggagctttctgagaaggcaaggaaagagctggaggagaagacggTCGAGGCGTTGACGGTTATAGAGAAGAAGGAGGCGGAGATTAAAGAGCTGAAGGAAGAGATCCGTCATGTGAAAGAGGTAGCCGTCAAGGAGTACCGCGACTCAGAGTCCTTGTTGGGCGAGCTGGCGGACTctttccttcaaggcttcgGCGACTCTCTCCGTCAGGTCAAGAAGGCCTACCTCGAGCTGGATTTgtcaatggtcaaacttgaCGACCAAGGccagacttctgccctccccgtcgcctccgaaaatacggaggacctttTTGGCGAAGACGTTGTTCAGGGCGACGGAG